ATCATTGCCGTCACCGCGACCGCGTTTCTTCTGGTGATGACTGTAATGGAAGGCCCGCTCTATTCCATCGTAATTCCTATCTTTATTTATATGACTGCAATGGGAATGGTGCTGACAAGTACGTTCACTTTGGCGATGGAACATCAGGGACACCGGGCCGGTAGTGCCAGTGCCGTATTGGGGATGCTTCCTCTATTGTTCGGAGCCATTGTATCCCCCCTCGTCGGATTGAATGAAACAACGGCCGTGCCGATGGGGACGATTCTATTTACGACATCTTCTATAGGTGCTGTCCTATTCTTTACATTGACGAAGAAGGACGGGCAGCCGGAAACAGCTTAATAAATCCGGATAACATTTCCTGCTGTGTATTATAATGATAAAACAGGAGGTGCAGGATGAATACTGGTTTTATCGTCTATAGCATCATCATGGTATGGGTATTGGTTATTTACGGCGGATTAACGTATCTGGTGGTTAAAAAGAGAGAGTACGGATTAATTTCCGGGTTCGGAAACCGGTCGGAAGAGGAGCAGCAGTATCTGTTGGAGAACGGCTATGTAGACGCAACAGGCCGTCTGCTGAAATGGACGTTCTCAATGCTTCTGCTCACTTTTCTTGCCGGCCTGCTTCCGGTTGATCTGGCATTTGAGGTCGGGCTTGGTTTGTTTTTCATCGTTTTATTGACCGGTATTGTTTGGATACAGCGATACGAGGTTCCTCGTAAAAGGAAGCGGAATGTATGGATGACAAGCATCTTTTCCGTCGCCATCTTCGGGGGAGTAGTTGCACTGACCATTACTGGATTGATCGACAATACCGTAACGGTTGAAGATTCAAAGGTGAAGATTTCGGGAATGTATGGCGGTGAATGGTCACTTGCTGACATAGAGAAGGTGGAGATCTTGGATGACGTGCCGGATGTGATTGTGAAGTCCAATGGTTTCGCATCGGGAGGTCATTTGAAAGGGCGCTTCCGTCTCGAGGACCCATATGAAGGAGCACTGCTATTCATTCAAGCGGATATGAAGCCCTCCGTGTACATAAAGACGAAAGAGGACGATTTGTTCATTAATAAAGAAGATGAGGAAGAAACCAGACGCTTGTATGAAACGCTGAAAGAGTCGGTTCGTTGATGACGACGATTCCTGTGCATCGCGAATACGTACGGTTGTTATCCTGACTACGGAACGTGTTATAATAAACCGGCATGTACAATTTCAAGGAGGAGTTTTCTTGTGATCATCGCGATCATTGTTCTACTGTTCGTTTCTTTATTTTTCTCGGGAAGCGAAACAGCATTGACTGCTGCAAACAAAATGAAGCTGCAGGCTCGAGTGAATAAAAATGATAAAAAAGCGGAAAAGTTGTTGAATCTTGTTTCCCGTCCAAGTGAATTCATTACGACAATCTTGATTGGTAATAATATAGCTAACATTCTGCTTCCAACATTGGTTACGGCACTAGCTATTGAGTATGGATTCAGTGTAGGAGTGGCTTCCGCCATTTTGACTGTCACCATCATCGTCTTCTCAGAAGTCATTCCGAAATCGATTGCCGCTGCCTTCCCGGATCGAATATCCATGTTGGTTTCTCCGGTCATCCGGTTTTTCGTTATCCTTTTTAAACCAGTGACTGTGGTGTTGAACTGGTTGACAGGATCCATTACGAAGGCTTTGTCCAAAGGAGAAACGAACGATGTCTCCGTTTCAAAAGAGGAGCTTCGGACGATGGTTGACATTGCAGATTCGGAAGGGACCTTCAACGAAGCGGAATCCCACCGGATCAAAGGTGTGCTTGATTTCTATAATCTGAATGTAAAGGATGTCCTGAAAACACCCCGGGTGGATATGATTGCCATTTCGGAAGAGGCAATGTTTGAGGAAGTTCGGGATATGGTTACTCAACACCCGTTTACAAGGTACCCGGTTTATCGGGAAGACATAGATGACATTGTTGCTGTTCTTCATTCAAAGTATTTGATTTCCTGGGCAATGGAACCCGAACGCCCGCTCAAGGATTTCACGTATAAGGATCCTCTTGTCGTTTATGAATTCCATAGTATAGAATGGGTTTTCCGGAAGATGACAAAAGAGAAGAAGCATATGGCGATTGTTCTGGATGAGTATGGAGGAACCGAAGGGGTTCTTACACATGAGGATGTCATTGAAGCAATGATCGGTCTTGAAATTGAGGATGAAATGGACGTAGAAAGTGACTCCATCATTGAGAAGATATCAGAGACCGAACTGATCTGTGACGGAAAGATTACTCTCCGGCGCTTGAACTCAATTTTCGATACAGAAGTTCCGGAAGAAGAAGACGTCCTTGCAGGCTATCTTCTGAAGGAGTTCAATGACTTCCCGCAAGAAGGGGATGTGTTGGAAAGGAATAACCTGACGTTTAAAGTGCTTGAGATCGAAGGAAGAATGCTGAGAAGGATCCAAATTATAAAATAGAAAAGAAAAACCCGGCCTTTGCGCCGGGTTTTTTGTATGGGAATATTAAAAGGACCAGAGGACTATAGACCCTTTAATTTTCCATATCATGGCCGATATAAGAGGTGGTACGCTATACATATATCGGAAGGTGATGGGATTATGATGCTGGCAAATAAAACAGTCATTAAAGGTGGATCCTTGGTAATCGGACGGGAAAAAGCAGTGGAAATCGGCAGGAAGGGTACGGATGTAGTAGTGGCGGATGATGGCTTCTCTGTATTCAATTCCGATTTAAGGAAGGGGGAAGAAGGGAGATGAGCGCAATCGATCAGATGAAACAGGAGACGTTGAAAAAGAAAAACCTGCTTCTTTTTACTGCTTTCACGTTGTCCTTAGCAGCAGCATTCATGAAATCACTGATGGAAGGGGAACAGGAAGCATTCATTCTGTTCGGAATTGAAATCGCTCTATTTACCATTTCCTTCCTAGGAACGATTTGGGGGAGGAAGCCGGAACTGTTCCCTTATATAAGTGTCATCCTCGTCAATACCTTTACAGTCTCTGGTGTTTTCTACGTCGGTGGCGGATGGACAGCCGTACTTATCACGTACTTCCTTTCCGTATTTGCAGTCGTCCACTTCAAACGAACGGTATTTGCCATTGGTTACTTTATGGGTGGGCTCTCACTTATCCTCAACCAGCTTTACAGCACGGCGGATCAGGTTTCCCTTCAGGAAAATGCAGCGACTATCTACCTCGCTTATTTGCTGATCGGTGTCCTTTTCTTTGTACTCATCCATTTGAGTAAAGGCCAGGAGCGGGCAATCGAGAGCCTCGTCATGGAGGCTGATTATCGGACAGATGAACAGAAGAACCTGAAAGTGCAAATCCTGGATCATGCTACCGTGATCAAAGATGATATTACCAGCATGAACGGGCGCGTACAGGGGAACTTACAGGCCCAGGAAGAGATGCAGACAGCTATCCAGGAAGTAGCGTCCGGCAGTCAGCAGCAGGCAGGCCAAATTTCTGACATTGCGGAACGTACGACAAGATCACAGCAGGAAATGATGGAGTTAGGGAAGCGGATGGAGGCACTCCGTGAAGAAACGAATGAAGCGAACAGAATGACGGAGAGCAGCGAGGTCAAGGTGGAGACCTTTACGATGGAAATTCAGCAAATCAAAGCATTCATGAGCGATTTAAATGAAACGTTCCACCATTTAAGCAATAAAGTAAAAGAAACAGGCACGTTCTCTGATGATATCAAGAAGATATCGGAGCAGACGAATCTGCTCGCCTTGAATGCATCTATTGAAGCTGCTCGTGCGGGCGAAGCAGGAAAAGGATTTTCTGTTGTAGCTGATGAGATTAGAAAGCTATCAGAGATGACAAATGATACGGCAGAGAAAATAACGACCAATTTGATGGAAGCTCTCCGGAATAATGAATCCACATTGGAGAAGATGGATGGAAGTTCTGCGAAGATCACCTCCATTCAAGATTCTTTCGGTGAGATCCATACCTATTTCACAGACTTGAAGGAAGTACTCGTCCATATTGTTGATATTTTCAAAGAGACGGATGATGTCATGATGAGAGTAATTACGGACAATCTTCAAGTGGAACAGTGGAGTGGGGAATTAGCTGCAATCATTGAGGAATCGAGTGCAGGTATGCAGGAAATGAGTGCCACGGTGGAAGCGCTCACTTCTGACAGCGAAAACATAGCTGCTATTATGAACCATACAACTGAAAAAGCCGATCAATTATTGGCCGTGGATCAACATAAGTAAAAAAGGAAACCTCCCGATATATCCGTGTCGGGAGGTTTTTTTAAGTGTAATTAAAAGGCTCCGGAACCGCCGCCGCCACCACCGGTCCCGCCACCGCTGCTTGAGCTTCCAGATGAAGCGGAAACTGTGGTATGACGCTGTGCGTCCGAAAAGTTCGTCTCAAAGTAAGAACCAATCACCACATACGTTGCAATTTCGCTGGACTGGGTGGAAGAGGGGAACGGTTGGGAAAGGGGATCACGTTTACCTGCTCCGATTTGGAACAAAAGTGCTTTTAAGCGGTCTTCTTCTTCCCATGTTTCCCAATCGTCATCTTTTTTCAACGGCTGGAGCTGGTCGTAGAGACTACGTCCTTCCACATTCAACGGCTTGTATGCAATGCTGAACAGCAAGAAGTAGATGATCAGCAGGATGACGAAAATCATCCAAAGGAATGTACCGTTCAAAGGAAGAAGAATGGCGAAAGGAAAAAGGCCGAGTGCTGTTAAGCCTGCTGTCCATCGTGGAACAGCGGATGAAGCGTATAAGCTCTGCTCCTTCACTTCCTTTCTGACAAGCTTCTGCCAGGAATGATGTCGTTTACGATAGGTTTCACTATTTTCTTTGTTCTTTGCGTACCTTTCTATATCGTCAATATATAGGGTATCGCTTTGGGCTATATCATCATATAACCATTCGATCAATTGCTGCTCGTGCTCGTGGTCCGGATGACGGTCAAGGCGTTTATACACCTTCTTGGACTGTTCTTCAATCAGTCCTTTACGGACAAGATCAAGCATCGCAGCGGTCAGTGCTTTGTGATTCATATAGCCGCCCTTCATAAAGCTGATCATTCCCGGTATACTCATGGAGTGATCTGGAAATAAGGAGCCCCCTTTAATACGTTCGGCATCCCAACCTGTCATTTTCCTTCTTCTTAGGCCGTAACCATACAGGAGGACCGCCAAGGCAGTTGCTGAAACCGTGAGAATTGCGCCGATTTTCCCCCACTGTTCTTCTCTCTGCTTTTTCTCCGCTGCCTCGTCGTCCAGGGACTTCTTCTCAGCAAGGATGGTTCCGAGCATTTCTTTCGTGTTGCCGGCTGCATAGAAGAGGGAAGCATCATAGGCGACGCGGATGTCCCCTTTCTCGTTAGCCGGTACTTCTCCCATTTCGTATCGGACGGATCCATCGTCCAACAATTGTTCTGTTTCATAGGCAGCATCGTATCCGAAAGCCACTTTCGCTTCCGTCTGCGCTGGAGGGACGACAGTGATCGTCAAGTCCTCATAGGTAGACTCGTTTCTATCATCAAAGAAAGGCCAATAAAACTGGGACACATCAGCATAATGCTCCATGCCGTTCTCAATCGTGTAAAAAAGGTCGACCGTTATGGTTTCGTCTGAACCGCCGCGATAGACTTTATACAGATCCCCTTCTCTTTCCACCTCCAAAGCTTTTCCGTTCTCTTCGGCACGGACATCGGTGATTTCCGAGCCCTGTTGTTTCGGAATAAGTGTTCTTGTTATACCATTGAATTCTCCATCAAACGCGTACGTGTGTGATTCTTCCACCATTACTTTACCATCCGCCTGCAAAGATGCCGTGATATTCGTTTCTTCAATCGAATAATCCGCGGCATAAACAGGGAGGGGAAGGAGAAGGATGAGGAGAATAATCGATCCAGTGACCCACTTTTTCATAGATTCCACCCGCTTTCTATTCATAACTACGTATAGAAGTGGAAATAGGTTTCATTGGTAAGTCATAGAAAAAAGAGCTCCCGGATAGAAGCTCTTCTTCCATTACTATTTAGGTTCAGGCAAAGCGTTGAAGGGCTTGGAACATCTCCTGACCTTCATCATTCAGTACATTGCCGCTCCCTTTACACCTGGCACATTCCTTCTCATAGCTCGTTTCTTCGACTGCGAGTCTCCAGGCGGCATCCTCCTTGGCGTGATTGACACGTTGATAGTGGTCCATGATCATGTTGGCTTTGCTGTCATCATATTCCTTATAGGCACCGGTACCGTGACAGAGTGGGCAGACATTATAAAGATGACTCACCGTTTTTGTATTCAAAAAGAACCCTTCTTTCTTTTATTGGTATTGATAAATTATGATTGATTTTATGGAATATTCAGACTAATTGCAAGTGTTTTCAGACATATAAAAAAGAAAAAAAGTAGAATTCCTCAAAAAGCCTACAAAAAAAGCCGCCGGGAGATCCGGCGACTCGAAATCTTTTATTTTCCAATGAACATTTGTGTCCAGTAGTTTCCGTCTTCTGCATGACCTACTCCAATGTGTGTGAAGTTAGGGTTCATGATGTTTTTACGGTGACCTTCACTGTTCATCCAACCTTGGACAACCTGCTCAGGGCTTGTTTGTCCCATAGCAATGTTCTCCCCTGCTGTTTGATAGTCAATGCCATAC
This sequence is a window from Bacillus sp. SB49. Protein-coding genes within it:
- a CDS encoding DUF2207 domain-containing protein, which gives rise to MKKWVTGSIILLILLLPLPVYAADYSIEETNITASLQADGKVMVEESHTYAFDGEFNGITRTLIPKQQGSEITDVRAEENGKALEVEREGDLYKVYRGGSDETITVDLFYTIENGMEHYADVSQFYWPFFDDRNESTYEDLTITVVPPAQTEAKVAFGYDAAYETEQLLDDGSVRYEMGEVPANEKGDIRVAYDASLFYAAGNTKEMLGTILAEKKSLDDEAAEKKQREEQWGKIGAILTVSATALAVLLYGYGLRRRKMTGWDAERIKGGSLFPDHSMSIPGMISFMKGGYMNHKALTAAMLDLVRKGLIEEQSKKVYKRLDRHPDHEHEQQLIEWLYDDIAQSDTLYIDDIERYAKNKENSETYRKRHHSWQKLVRKEVKEQSLYASSAVPRWTAGLTALGLFPFAILLPLNGTFLWMIFVILLIIYFLLFSIAYKPLNVEGRSLYDQLQPLKKDDDWETWEEEDRLKALLFQIGAGKRDPLSQPFPSSTQSSEIATYVVIGSYFETNFSDAQRHTTVSASSGSSSSGGGTGGGGGGSGAF
- a CDS encoding hemolysin family protein translates to MIIAIIVLLFVSLFFSGSETALTAANKMKLQARVNKNDKKAEKLLNLVSRPSEFITTILIGNNIANILLPTLVTALAIEYGFSVGVASAILTVTIIVFSEVIPKSIAAAFPDRISMLVSPVIRFFVILFKPVTVVLNWLTGSITKALSKGETNDVSVSKEELRTMVDIADSEGTFNEAESHRIKGVLDFYNLNVKDVLKTPRVDMIAISEEAMFEEVRDMVTQHPFTRYPVYREDIDDIVAVLHSKYLISWAMEPERPLKDFTYKDPLVVYEFHSIEWVFRKMTKEKKHMAIVLDEYGGTEGVLTHEDVIEAMIGLEIEDEMDVESDSIIEKISETELICDGKITLRRLNSIFDTEVPEEEDVLAGYLLKEFNDFPQEGDVLERNNLTFKVLEIEGRMLRRIQIIK
- a CDS encoding DUF3784 domain-containing protein; the encoded protein is MNTGFIVYSIIMVWVLVIYGGLTYLVVKKREYGLISGFGNRSEEEQQYLLENGYVDATGRLLKWTFSMLLLTFLAGLLPVDLAFEVGLGLFFIVLLTGIVWIQRYEVPRKRKRNVWMTSIFSVAIFGGVVALTITGLIDNTVTVEDSKVKISGMYGGEWSLADIEKVEILDDVPDVIVKSNGFASGGHLKGRFRLEDPYEGALLFIQADMKPSVYIKTKEDDLFINKEDEEETRRLYETLKESVR
- a CDS encoding methyl-accepting chemotaxis protein, yielding MSDLNETFHHLSNKVKETGTFSDDIKKISEQTNLLALNASIEAARAGEAGKGFSVVADEIRKLSEMTNDTAEKITTNLMEALRNNESTLEKMDGSSAKITSIQDSFGEIHTYFTDLKEVLVHIVDIFKETDDVMMRVITDNLQVEQWSGELAAIIEESSAGMQEMSATVEALTSDSENIAAIMNHTTEKADQLLAVDQHK